A region from the Pseudomonas sp. P8_229 genome encodes:
- the rpsS gene encoding 30S ribosomal protein S19 yields MPRSLKKGPFIDLHLLKKIEVAAEKNDRKPIKTWSRRSMILPQMVGLTIAVHNGRQHVPVLVNEDMVGHKLGEFAGTRTYRGHVADKKAKR; encoded by the coding sequence GTGCCACGTTCTCTGAAAAAAGGTCCTTTTATTGATCTTCACCTACTGAAGAAGATCGAAGTGGCGGCGGAAAAGAACGATCGCAAACCAATTAAGACTTGGTCGCGTCGTTCGATGATCCTGCCACAAATGGTCGGTCTGACCATCGCAGTACACAACGGCCGTCAGCACGTCCCAGTTCTCGTGAACGAAGACATGGTTGGCCATAAACTGGGCGAGTTCGCCGGTACCCGCACTTATCGTGGGCACGTGGCTGACAAGAAAGCCAAGCGTTAA